The following are from one region of the Vitis riparia cultivar Riparia Gloire de Montpellier isolate 1030 chromosome 9, EGFV_Vit.rip_1.0, whole genome shotgun sequence genome:
- the LOC117922724 gene encoding probable polygalacturonase At3g15720 isoform X2, with amino-acid sequence MTTVSQMDLLPFFLILCMATSGMSIMTNSLLSPSFNVVSYGAVGNGKTDDSKAFMKAWSAVCHGQSHDAHLIIPPKTFLLKPVKFSGPCKASRITVQVLGKLVASTNKRAFNGNYWLLFHKVKGLTLWGKGSIDGKGSAWWQQHDSDFRPAALKFYECPGMVLKGLTHLNSQKQHIVITKCHGALISKIKVIAPEDSPNTDGINIASSKNVRVQRSHISTGDDCIAISAGSSNIKIKGMTCAPSHGISIGALGDPGKPDESVEKVDVSDCTFKGPGIGVRIKTWQGGRGRVRNISYKNIEVQEVGTPIVIDQFYCPRGGCKNNFG; translated from the exons ATGACAACAGTATCACAGATg GACCTTCTccccttcttcttgattttgtGCATGGCAACATCTGGAATGAGCATTATGACAAATTCTCTACTCAGTCCTTCTTTCAATGTGGTGAGCTATGGAGCTGTTGGCAATGGAAAAACAGATGATTCCAAA GCATTTATGAAGGCATGGTCTGCAGTCTGCCATGGTCAATCACATGATGCTCACCTTATCATACCACCGAAGACATTCTTACTGAAGCCTGTGAAATTTAGCGGCCCATGCAAAGCTTCTCGTATCACTGTTCAG GTATTAGGAAAACTCGTAGCATCTACCAACAAAAGGGCATTCAACGGTAACTATTGGCTTCTCTTCCATAAGGTGAAAGGCCTTACTCTGTGGGGAAAGGGATCCATCGACGGCAAAGGGTCTGCTTGGTGGCAACAGCATGACAGTGACTTTAGACCGGCC GCACTGAAATTTTATGAGTGTCCAGGCATGGTGCTTAAAGGATTGACCCATCTCAACAGCCAAAAACAACACATTGTTATCACCAAATGCCATGGTGCATTGATCTCTAAGATCAAAGTAATCGCCCCTGAGGATAGCCCTAATACAGACGGTATCAATATTGCTAGCTCAAAGAATGTACGAGTACAGCGCTCTCACATTTCAACGG GTGACGACTGCATCGCTATTAGTGCGGGTTCTTCCAATATCAAAATAAAGGGCATGACATGTGCACCTAGTCATGGGATTAG TATTGGAGCGCTTGGAGATCCTGGAAAACCTGATGAATCAGTGGAAAAAGTAGATGTTAGTGATTGTACATTTAAAGGACCTGGGATTGGAGTTAGGATCAAAACATGGCAG ggAGGACGGGGCCGTGTCAGGAACATTTCATACAAGAACATTGAAGTCCAAGAAGTTGGCACTCCCATTGTCATCGACCAATTTTACTGTC